A portion of the Microbacterium hominis genome contains these proteins:
- a CDS encoding DHA2 family efflux MFS transporter permease subunit, giving the protein MSTTETTPATGNVRVPASTGPLLTSEQSRVIWLLLAAAFVAILNETTMGVAIPHLITDLGITALAAQWLTTAFMLTMAVIIPITGFLLRRFTTRTMFVAAMSLFSFGTLIALLAPGFPMLLVARVVQASGTAIMMPLLMTTLMTIVPPHARGRMMGRVSVVISLAPAIGPTMSGFLLDAVGWRSIFAVVLPIAVIALAVGARWIHNLGETTRAPIDVLSVILSALGFGGLVYGLSQIGGATAHSTAGSEAAAAGAASTVALIVSLSVAVVALTLFVWRQLVLQKVDDALLDLRVFRSANFSLAMGQMFVLSMAFFGAITVVPLYMQTVLQVSALETGLVVLPGALVMGFAGPFIGRIYDRWGTRVLLVPGSIIASALLWVFTTFDQNTSVITIALAQTALSLGLALSFTPLFTASLASLEPKFYSYGSAVVGTAQQVAGAAGIALLITVFSGVSASVAASGADEIIAGAAGARAAFTLAAVISLPLIVGAFFIRKPADVPQGAAPVGH; this is encoded by the coding sequence ATGTCCACCACCGAGACGACGCCGGCGACCGGGAACGTGCGCGTTCCCGCATCCACCGGACCCCTGCTCACCTCCGAGCAGAGCCGCGTCATCTGGCTGCTCCTGGCGGCCGCGTTCGTCGCGATCCTCAACGAGACGACGATGGGCGTGGCGATCCCCCACCTCATCACCGACCTCGGCATCACGGCGCTGGCCGCCCAGTGGCTGACGACGGCGTTCATGCTCACGATGGCCGTGATCATCCCGATCACCGGCTTCCTGCTGCGTCGGTTCACGACCCGCACGATGTTCGTCGCGGCGATGAGCCTGTTCTCGTTCGGAACGCTCATCGCGCTGCTCGCGCCGGGCTTCCCGATGCTGCTGGTCGCCCGCGTCGTGCAGGCGTCGGGCACGGCCATCATGATGCCGCTGCTGATGACCACGCTCATGACGATCGTGCCGCCGCACGCCCGCGGCCGCATGATGGGGCGCGTGTCGGTGGTCATCTCCCTCGCCCCCGCGATCGGCCCGACGATGTCGGGCTTCCTGCTGGATGCCGTCGGCTGGCGCTCCATCTTCGCGGTGGTGCTGCCCATCGCCGTCATCGCCCTCGCGGTGGGCGCCCGCTGGATCCACAACCTCGGCGAGACCACCCGCGCCCCGATCGACGTCCTGTCGGTGATCCTGTCGGCGCTCGGCTTCGGCGGACTCGTCTACGGACTCAGCCAGATCGGCGGCGCGACGGCGCACAGCACCGCCGGCTCGGAGGCCGCGGCTGCGGGCGCAGCCTCCACGGTGGCGCTCATCGTGTCGCTGTCGGTCGCGGTCGTCGCGCTCACGCTGTTCGTGTGGCGCCAGCTCGTGCTCCAGAAGGTCGACGACGCGCTGCTGGATCTGCGCGTGTTCCGCTCGGCGAACTTCTCCCTCGCGATGGGCCAGATGTTCGTTCTGTCCATGGCCTTCTTCGGCGCGATCACCGTCGTGCCGCTGTACATGCAGACCGTGCTGCAGGTGTCGGCGCTCGAGACCGGGCTCGTCGTGCTCCCCGGCGCACTGGTGATGGGCTTCGCCGGTCCGTTCATCGGCCGCATCTACGACCGATGGGGCACGCGCGTGCTGCTGGTCCCCGGCTCGATCATCGCCAGCGCGCTGCTGTGGGTGTTCACGACCTTCGACCAGAACACCTCGGTCATCACGATCGCCCTCGCCCAGACGGCGCTCTCGCTCGGTCTCGCGCTGTCGTTCACGCCCCTGTTCACGGCCTCGCTGGCCTCGCTGGAGCCGAAGTTCTACTCGTACGGCTCGGCTGTGGTGGGCACGGCGCAGCAGGTCGCCGGGGCGGCCGGCATCGCGCTGCTGATCACGGTGTTCTCCGGGGTGTCGGCGTCCGTCGCCGCATCGGGCGCCGACGAGATCATCGCCGGAGCGGCGGGTGCGCGTGCGGCCTTCACGCTGGCCGCGGTCATCTCGCTGCCGCTCATCGTGGGGGCGTTCTTCATCCGCAAGCCGGCCGACGTCCCGCAGGGCGCCGCTCCGGTCGGCCACTGA
- the trxA gene encoding thioredoxin: protein MATQTITIDTIRDAIADNQIVLLDFWAEWCGPCRQFAPVFEKASEANADIVFGKIDTEAERELASGFRITSIPTLMAFRDGILVFSQPGALPAPALDQVITAVRDLDMDDVRRQIAEQSAATS, encoded by the coding sequence ATGGCGACCCAGACCATCACCATCGACACGATCCGCGACGCCATCGCCGACAACCAGATCGTCCTCCTCGACTTCTGGGCGGAATGGTGCGGGCCGTGCCGTCAGTTCGCACCCGTGTTCGAGAAGGCCTCCGAGGCCAACGCGGACATCGTCTTCGGCAAGATCGACACCGAGGCCGAGCGCGAACTGGCGTCGGGCTTCCGCATCACGTCGATTCCGACGCTCATGGCGTTCCGCGACGGGATCCTCGTGTTCTCGCAGCCCGGCGCGCTGCCGGCGCCGGCACTCGACCAGGTGATCACCGCGGTGCGCGACCTCGACATGGACGACGTCCGCCGCCAGATCGCGGAGCAGTCGGCAGCCACCTCGTAG
- a CDS encoding PLD nuclease N-terminal domain-containing protein encodes MADAANPLIPAAYDLVWSGVAVLALALAVLSLVSIARSARALTPVPALGWTLLAIFVPVAGPLAWLVIGRRTGAGASEPAPAAKP; translated from the coding sequence ATGGCAGACGCGGCGAATCCCCTCATCCCCGCGGCGTACGACCTCGTGTGGTCCGGCGTCGCGGTGCTCGCCCTTGCGCTGGCGGTGCTCTCGCTCGTCTCGATCGCGCGGAGCGCCCGCGCGCTGACCCCGGTGCCGGCGCTGGGGTGGACCCTGCTCGCGATCTTCGTGCCCGTCGCCGGACCGCTCGCGTGGCTGGTCATCGGCCGGCGCACGGGCGCCGGAGCGTCAGAGCCCGCGCCCGCCGCGAAGCCCTAG
- a CDS encoding FAD:protein FMN transferase gives MNARRQVWTAELMGTVVSVHVVGRARAGAEVEAAIEGCFAELRDIERVFSPFRPDSDISRMLRGEVGIAQADPRVRHVEHACESAEIATRGMFSAHWRGGFDPTGYVKGWAVDVAGARHLDPLLTDPGVTAVGVNAGGDLRLRTAGGSSWRWRVGIADPGRRGAVQATVEVRDGAVATSGPAERGGHIVDPRTGLATVGVRSATVIADDLATADVWATAAVVAGGDLSWVGGMPDTAGLVIADDGTIRRWIRGVEVQVVAA, from the coding sequence GTGAACGCGCGGCGCCAGGTGTGGACGGCGGAGCTCATGGGCACCGTCGTGAGCGTCCACGTCGTGGGCCGGGCCCGCGCGGGCGCGGAGGTCGAGGCGGCGATCGAGGGATGCTTCGCCGAGCTGCGTGACATCGAGCGGGTGTTCTCGCCGTTCCGTCCCGATTCCGACATCTCGCGGATGCTGCGCGGGGAAGTGGGGATCGCGCAGGCCGACCCCCGCGTGCGCCATGTGGAGCACGCGTGCGAATCCGCGGAGATCGCCACCCGCGGCATGTTCTCCGCGCACTGGCGGGGCGGCTTCGATCCGACCGGCTACGTGAAGGGCTGGGCGGTGGACGTGGCCGGCGCACGCCACCTGGACCCGCTCCTGACCGACCCGGGGGTGACCGCGGTGGGCGTGAACGCCGGGGGAGACCTCCGGCTGCGCACGGCCGGGGGATCCTCCTGGCGGTGGCGCGTCGGGATCGCCGACCCCGGGCGCCGCGGCGCCGTGCAGGCGACCGTGGAAGTGCGCGACGGAGCTGTGGCGACGTCGGGGCCCGCCGAGCGCGGGGGACACATCGTCGACCCGCGCACCGGGCTCGCGACCGTCGGCGTGCGCAGCGCCACCGTCATCGCCGACGACCTGGCGACCGCCGACGTCTGGGCGACGGCGGCGGTGGTCGCGGGCGGGGATCTGTCGTGGGTCGGCGGGATGCCCGACACCGCGGGTCTGGTCATCGCCGACGACGGCACGATCCGGCGCTGGATCCGCGGAGTGGAGGTGCAGGTGGTGGCGGCGTGA
- a CDS encoding FMN-binding protein — protein sequence MKKIVYGLLATLSGLVLLFSYRTSLGEAVPVASALETPAAATGSGSGASAAGSGGQDAAAQEAGAAAAASSIADGTYTGAAADTRYGAVQVQITVRDGRITAVDVPHYPARNGHDRQINSRALPVLVSETLDAQSSGIDMVSGATYTSDGYLQSLQSAIDQAQQ from the coding sequence ATGAAGAAGATCGTCTACGGGCTCCTGGCCACCCTGAGCGGGCTCGTGCTGCTGTTCAGCTATCGCACCTCGCTCGGCGAGGCCGTGCCCGTGGCGTCGGCCCTCGAGACGCCTGCCGCCGCGACCGGCTCGGGGTCGGGCGCGTCCGCGGCGGGTTCCGGCGGACAGGACGCAGCCGCGCAGGAGGCGGGTGCCGCGGCAGCCGCCTCGTCGATCGCTGACGGCACCTACACCGGCGCCGCCGCCGACACCCGCTACGGCGCCGTGCAGGTGCAGATCACCGTGCGCGACGGCCGGATCACGGCCGTCGACGTGCCGCACTATCCGGCGCGCAACGGGCACGACAGGCAGATCAACAGCCGGGCGCTGCCGGTGCTGGTGTCGGAGACGCTCGACGCGCAGAGCTCCGGGATCGACATGGTGTCCGGCGCCACCTACACGAGCGACGGCTACCTGCAGTCGCTGCAGTCCGCGATCGATCAGGCGCAGCAGTGA
- a CDS encoding fasciclin domain-containing protein: MHNRTKHVRTTHITGGLAVFAISMLALAGCTSASTSGTADDAAEPTTESSAPATDDTMDPAAGLVGPGCADYAEAVPDGAGSVAGMAMDPVATAASNNPLLTTLTAAVSGQLNPDVDLVDTLNSDEFTVFAPTDDAFAKIDAATIETLQTDAELLTTILTYHVVPGQIEPSDIVGMHTTVQGADVEVTGSGDELMVGDAAVICGGVQTANATVYLIDTVLMPPAS, encoded by the coding sequence ATGCACAACCGCACGAAGCACGTCCGCACCACGCACATCACCGGCGGTCTCGCCGTCTTCGCGATCTCGATGCTGGCCCTGGCCGGCTGCACGTCCGCATCGACCTCCGGCACCGCGGACGACGCCGCCGAGCCGACCACTGAGTCGAGCGCTCCGGCGACCGACGACACCATGGACCCCGCCGCGGGCCTCGTCGGCCCGGGATGCGCCGACTACGCCGAGGCCGTGCCCGACGGCGCGGGATCGGTCGCCGGCATGGCGATGGACCCGGTGGCCACCGCGGCATCCAACAACCCCCTCCTGACCACGCTCACCGCGGCCGTGAGCGGGCAGCTCAACCCGGACGTCGATCTGGTCGACACGCTCAACAGCGACGAGTTCACGGTGTTCGCGCCGACCGATGACGCGTTCGCGAAGATCGACGCGGCGACGATCGAGACGCTGCAGACCGACGCCGAGCTGCTCACCACGATCCTCACGTATCACGTGGTCCCCGGCCAGATCGAGCCGTCCGACATCGTCGGGATGCACACGACCGTGCAGGGCGCCGATGTCGAGGTGACCGGCAGCGGCGACGAGCTCATGGTCGGCGATGCCGCTGTGATCTGCGGTGGCGTGCAGACCGCCAACGCCACGGTCTACCTCATCGACACGGTGCTGATGCCGCCGGCCTCCTGA
- a CDS encoding glycosyltransferase family 2 protein, with protein MSAPSSPLVTVIVPGFDIAPYAQDALDSLRAQTLTAWRAILVDDASTDGTGDIFDAAAAADPRFRVVHLERRSGLGAARNTALDLVETPLVGFLDADDRLTPRALEVLTGTVTRSGSDFAVGAYVRLRPDASGGYTPGTVQPWVAASTRPSRIGATLETHPEASGNIVAWSKVSRIDLWRRAGLSFPVGKAYEDQVVAQQMYAHARAFDVVPEVVVEWRERADGSSITQRKAELPVLRDYLEALEGGLAVLDAAARPAAAAARVRLILDMDVPPLIAIARSHSDDEYRRILGAFVRRLLDRDGAAGAGGIAAAAAPW; from the coding sequence GTGAGCGCGCCCTCGTCCCCCCTCGTCACGGTCATCGTGCCGGGATTCGACATCGCCCCGTATGCGCAGGACGCTCTGGACTCGCTGCGCGCCCAGACTCTCACGGCGTGGCGGGCGATCCTCGTCGACGACGCCTCGACCGACGGCACCGGCGACATCTTCGACGCCGCCGCGGCCGCCGATCCGCGCTTCCGCGTCGTGCATCTCGAGCGCCGGTCGGGTCTCGGCGCGGCCCGCAACACGGCGCTCGACCTCGTCGAGACGCCGCTGGTCGGCTTCCTCGACGCCGATGACCGGCTCACCCCGCGCGCACTGGAGGTGCTCACGGGCACCGTGACGCGCAGCGGGAGCGACTTCGCCGTCGGCGCGTACGTGCGCCTGCGTCCCGATGCCTCGGGCGGATACACGCCCGGCACGGTGCAGCCGTGGGTCGCGGCATCCACCCGCCCCTCCCGCATCGGTGCGACGCTCGAGACCCACCCGGAGGCGTCGGGCAACATCGTCGCCTGGTCGAAGGTCAGCCGCATCGACCTGTGGCGCCGGGCGGGCCTGAGCTTCCCCGTCGGGAAGGCGTACGAGGATCAGGTCGTCGCCCAGCAGATGTACGCGCACGCCCGCGCCTTCGACGTCGTGCCCGAGGTCGTGGTCGAGTGGCGCGAGCGGGCGGACGGCAGCTCGATCACGCAGCGCAAGGCGGAGCTTCCCGTGCTGCGCGACTACCTCGAGGCGCTCGAGGGCGGTCTGGCGGTGCTGGATGCCGCCGCCCGCCCGGCCGCGGCCGCCGCCCGCGTGCGGCTGATCCTCGACATGGACGTGCCGCCCCTCATCGCGATCGCCCGCTCGCACAGCGACGACGAGTACCGCCGGATCCTGGGAGCGTTCGTGCGCCGCCTGCTCGATCGCGACGGCGCCGCCGGGGCCGGAGGGATCGCCGCAGCCGCCGCGCCGTGGTGA
- a CDS encoding DNA-formamidopyrimidine glycosylase family protein codes for MPESPEVQALIAALGPVLTGRTIAAIDLVEARAYKTRGRPVAGIVGARVTGLGRFGKHLDVETDRGSLVVSFGRAGWAYPRAAGDADATLAASDADGDDPPVIATIVFDDDSTLDLTDAADWLSLGLSWVDLPIEVAAIAALGPDPLGPTFTREDFARALGARRKQLKALLQEQESLAGIGNAYSDEILHAAKISPRTHAAALDDLERERLFQAVRSVLTDAVAARTGIGSAELKAAKVAAMRVHGRTGEACPVCGATVLDVPGTKGGAQYCPTCQTAGVPLEG; via the coding sequence ATGCCCGAGTCGCCTGAGGTCCAGGCGCTCATCGCGGCGCTCGGGCCGGTGCTGACCGGTCGCACGATCGCCGCGATCGACCTCGTGGAGGCCCGCGCGTACAAGACGCGCGGGCGTCCGGTCGCGGGCATCGTGGGCGCCCGCGTGACCGGTCTCGGCCGCTTCGGCAAGCATCTCGACGTCGAGACCGACCGCGGCAGCCTCGTCGTCTCATTCGGCCGCGCCGGCTGGGCCTACCCGCGCGCGGCCGGAGACGCCGATGCCACGCTCGCCGCATCGGACGCGGACGGCGACGATCCGCCGGTGATCGCCACCATCGTCTTCGACGACGACTCCACGCTCGACCTCACCGATGCCGCCGACTGGCTGTCGCTCGGACTGTCGTGGGTCGATCTGCCGATCGAGGTCGCCGCGATCGCGGCCCTCGGGCCCGACCCGCTCGGCCCCACCTTCACGCGCGAGGACTTCGCGCGCGCGCTCGGCGCACGCCGGAAGCAGCTGAAGGCCCTGCTCCAGGAGCAGGAGAGCCTCGCCGGCATCGGCAACGCCTACTCCGACGAGATCCTCCACGCCGCGAAGATCTCGCCGCGCACGCATGCCGCCGCACTCGACGACCTCGAGCGCGAGCGGCTCTTCCAGGCCGTCCGGTCGGTGCTCACCGACGCGGTGGCCGCGAGGACCGGCATCGGGTCCGCGGAGCTGAAGGCGGCGAAGGTCGCCGCCATGCGCGTGCACGGCCGCACCGGCGAGGCATGCCCGGTGTGCGGTGCGACGGTGCTCGATGTGCCGGGAACGAAGGGCGGCGCGCAGTACTGCCCCACGTGCCAGACCGCGGGCGTGCCGCTCGAGGGCTGA
- a CDS encoding rhodanese-like domain-containing protein — protein sequence MRTRLRHALAAVPLALAVLISVSACAPTQEILVTPDTTIVDVRTPAEYAEGHLEGAVNIDVTASDFDARLSELDPEADYVVYCRSGNRSAQAVSRMTGAGFASVTDAGALSAASTSTGLPIVTD from the coding sequence ATGAGAACCCGCCTCCGTCATGCCCTCGCCGCCGTGCCGCTCGCGCTCGCCGTGCTGATCTCCGTCTCGGCCTGCGCGCCGACCCAGGAGATCCTCGTCACCCCCGACACGACGATCGTCGACGTGCGCACGCCCGCCGAGTACGCGGAGGGCCATCTCGAGGGCGCCGTCAACATCGACGTGACCGCCAGCGACTTCGACGCGAGGCTCTCCGAGCTCGACCCGGAGGCCGACTACGTCGTCTACTGTCGATCGGGTAACCGGTCGGCGCAGGCAGTCTCGCGCATGACCGGCGCCGGGTTCGCGTCGGTGACCGATGCGGGCGCGCTGAGCGCGGCATCCACCTCCACCGGACTTCCCATCGTCACCGACTGA
- a CDS encoding ABC transporter ATP-binding protein, producing MGMRGGGGGHPGFRPVDSVAQRKQNAQAPKIPDLRRRVVALFRPYTGRIAVTGLLVIAGAAIAVLPPLIVQAIFDDALFPLDGGPPDLGLLARLVGLTVLLYLLSAVLGVAQTWLTSTVGNRVTGDLRVRLFDHLQAMELGFFTRTKTGVIQSRLQNDVGGVSGVLTNTVTSILGNTVTVVASLIAMIIIDWRLTLIAVAMMPILVFVQRRVGQVRARIAGETQESLSELTAITQETLSVSGILLSKSFNRQRTESERYGAENVNQVRLQVRRAMSGQGFFAVVQVIMASVPAVIYLVSGYLITGGTDMITAGTIVAFTTVQARLLMPLMGLMRVALDVQTSAALFARIFEYLDLEPAIADAPDAIPVSRAPGPLGRIEFRDVVFRYPDAAPDSRPTLDGISFAAEPGQHVAFVGPSGAGKTTVLYLTPRLYEAGAGQVLFAGADVRALTQESVIDEVGIVSQETYLFHATIRENLRYAKPDATDAEIERACAAANIHHVISGFEKGYDTVVGERGYRLSGGEKQRIAIARVLLKDPPVLLLDEATSALDTVSERVVQDALDTAARGRTTLTIAHRLSTVRSADVIHVVEAGRIVETGTHAELLAGGGLYADLAAEQLAASRVLEAEQTAEAEQSAAAGQTTVTGTAPERAPVER from the coding sequence ATGGGCATGCGGGGCGGCGGGGGAGGGCATCCCGGCTTCCGGCCTGTCGACTCCGTGGCGCAGCGCAAGCAGAACGCGCAGGCGCCGAAGATCCCGGATCTGCGCCGGCGGGTGGTGGCTCTGTTCCGCCCCTACACCGGGCGCATCGCCGTCACCGGGCTTCTCGTCATCGCGGGCGCGGCGATCGCCGTGCTCCCGCCCCTGATCGTCCAGGCGATCTTCGACGATGCGCTCTTCCCGCTCGACGGCGGCCCGCCGGATCTCGGCCTCCTCGCGCGCCTGGTGGGGCTCACGGTGCTGCTCTACCTGCTCTCCGCGGTGCTGGGGGTGGCCCAGACGTGGCTCACCTCGACGGTCGGCAACCGGGTCACCGGCGACCTGCGCGTGCGGCTGTTCGACCATCTGCAGGCGATGGAGCTCGGCTTCTTCACGCGCACGAAGACGGGAGTCATCCAGTCGCGGCTGCAGAACGACGTCGGCGGCGTCTCCGGTGTGCTCACCAACACCGTCACCAGCATCCTGGGCAACACCGTGACCGTCGTGGCCTCGCTCATCGCGATGATCATCATCGACTGGCGGCTCACGCTCATCGCGGTCGCGATGATGCCGATCCTCGTCTTCGTGCAGCGCCGCGTCGGCCAGGTGCGCGCCCGCATCGCGGGTGAGACCCAGGAGTCGCTGTCGGAGCTCACCGCCATCACGCAGGAGACACTGAGCGTGTCCGGCATCCTGCTGTCGAAGTCCTTCAACCGGCAGCGCACCGAATCGGAGCGCTACGGGGCCGAGAACGTCAACCAGGTGCGACTCCAGGTGCGCCGCGCCATGAGCGGCCAGGGCTTCTTCGCGGTGGTTCAGGTCATCATGGCGAGCGTCCCGGCCGTGATCTACCTGGTGTCGGGCTATCTGATCACCGGCGGGACCGACATGATCACCGCCGGCACGATCGTCGCGTTCACGACCGTCCAGGCGCGCCTGCTCATGCCGCTCATGGGGCTCATGCGCGTCGCACTCGACGTGCAGACCTCCGCCGCCCTGTTCGCCCGCATCTTCGAGTACCTGGACCTCGAGCCCGCGATCGCCGACGCGCCCGACGCGATTCCCGTCTCCCGCGCACCCGGCCCGCTCGGGCGCATCGAGTTCCGCGACGTCGTCTTCCGGTACCCGGATGCCGCGCCCGACTCGCGCCCGACCCTCGACGGCATCTCGTTCGCGGCGGAGCCCGGCCAGCATGTGGCGTTCGTCGGACCCTCGGGCGCCGGGAAGACCACGGTGCTCTACCTCACGCCGAGGCTGTACGAGGCCGGCGCCGGACAGGTGCTGTTCGCAGGGGCCGACGTGCGCGCGCTCACGCAGGAGTCGGTGATCGACGAGGTCGGGATCGTCTCGCAGGAGACGTACCTGTTCCACGCGACGATCCGCGAGAACCTGCGCTACGCGAAGCCGGACGCCACCGACGCCGAGATCGAGCGGGCGTGCGCCGCCGCCAACATCCACCACGTGATCAGCGGCTTCGAGAAGGGCTACGACACCGTCGTGGGCGAGCGCGGCTACCGCCTGTCCGGCGGCGAGAAGCAGCGCATCGCGATCGCGCGCGTGCTGCTGAAGGATCCGCCCGTGCTGCTGCTCGACGAGGCGACCTCGGCCCTCGACACGGTGTCGGAGCGGGTGGTCCAGGATGCGCTCGACACCGCCGCACGCGGGCGCACGACCCTCACCATCGCGCACCGGCTCTCGACCGTGCGCTCGGCCGATGTGATCCACGTGGTCGAGGCGGGGCGGATCGTGGAGACCGGCACCCACGCCGAGCTGCTGGCCGGCGGCGGACTCTATGCCGACCTCGCCGCCGAGCAGCTCGCCGCGTCGCGCGTGCTGGAAGCGGAGCAGACGGCCGAGGCCGAGCAGTCCGCTGCGGCGGGGCAGACGACAGTCACGGGAACCGCGCCCGAACGGGCGCCTGTGGAGCGGTGA
- a CDS encoding molybdopterin-dependent oxidoreductase, with the protein MSDSGKRARIAWAALAGIVGAGVLLAVSELIALIVARRASPILAVGSFVVDVVPQPLKEFAIAAFGSADKIVLLAGLALAALCGAGLAGVVEERRRFAGGALMLLGAGLATAAVVTRAGAGALDALAPVAGGAAGAATVVLLVDRLHRWRAAAGDDGTQGDVRMHRRSFLAMTAVAAAGALVVGIGARAVNIATSSVSALRDALRLPAPRTSIAVPAEAELGIPGLSPVVTPNADFYRVDTALTVPTVDPAQWRLVIDGMVERRVELTFDDLLARGLDEYAITLTCVSNEVGGDLVGNAVWLGVPVRDLLRLAGPAEGADMVLSRSVDGFTASTPLASLVDDGLDAILAVGMNGEPLPPEHGFPVRMVVPGLYGYVSATKWLTALTVTTFADDEAYWTPRGYSARAPIKFSSRVDTPKPGTPVRAGRVPIAGVAWAQTVGIERVEVRIDDGPWREATLAAAIGVDTWVQWHLEWDATPGPHYVTVRAVDRSGAVQIEEPAPIAPDGSSGWQRTLVTVTGG; encoded by the coding sequence ATGTCCGATTCGGGAAAACGCGCCCGCATCGCCTGGGCGGCGCTCGCCGGCATCGTCGGCGCGGGAGTGCTTCTGGCCGTGAGCGAGCTGATCGCCCTGATCGTCGCGCGTCGAGCCAGCCCGATCCTCGCCGTCGGCTCGTTCGTCGTCGATGTCGTGCCCCAGCCGCTCAAGGAGTTCGCGATCGCCGCGTTCGGCTCGGCCGACAAGATCGTGCTGCTGGCCGGGCTCGCGCTCGCGGCGCTGTGCGGCGCCGGGCTGGCCGGAGTGGTCGAGGAGCGCCGGCGCTTCGCGGGAGGTGCGCTCATGCTGCTGGGCGCGGGCCTGGCGACCGCGGCGGTCGTGACGCGGGCGGGGGCCGGGGCGCTCGACGCGCTGGCACCGGTCGCGGGCGGCGCGGCCGGTGCGGCGACCGTCGTGCTCCTCGTCGACCGCCTCCACCGGTGGCGGGCCGCCGCCGGCGACGACGGCACGCAGGGCGATGTGCGGATGCACCGCCGATCGTTCCTCGCCATGACCGCCGTCGCGGCGGCGGGAGCGCTCGTCGTCGGCATCGGCGCGCGCGCCGTGAACATCGCGACCTCCTCGGTCTCGGCGCTGCGCGATGCGCTGCGCCTCCCGGCCCCGCGCACGAGCATCGCGGTCCCCGCCGAGGCGGAGCTCGGCATCCCCGGCCTGAGTCCCGTCGTCACACCCAACGCCGATTTCTACCGCGTCGACACGGCGCTGACCGTGCCGACCGTCGACCCCGCCCAGTGGCGCCTGGTGATCGACGGGATGGTCGAGCGGCGCGTCGAGCTGACGTTCGACGATCTCCTGGCGCGCGGCCTGGACGAGTACGCGATCACCCTCACCTGCGTGTCGAACGAGGTGGGCGGCGACTTGGTCGGAAACGCGGTGTGGCTGGGTGTGCCGGTGCGCGACCTGCTGCGGCTGGCGGGTCCGGCCGAGGGCGCCGACATGGTGCTCTCCCGCAGCGTCGACGGCTTCACCGCCAGCACACCGCTGGCGTCGCTGGTCGACGACGGCCTCGACGCGATCCTCGCGGTCGGCATGAACGGCGAGCCGCTTCCGCCCGAGCACGGCTTCCCGGTGCGCATGGTGGTGCCCGGGCTCTACGGGTACGTCTCGGCGACGAAGTGGCTGACCGCCCTCACCGTCACGACCTTCGCCGACGACGAGGCGTACTGGACACCGCGCGGATACAGCGCGCGGGCGCCGATCAAGTTCTCATCGCGCGTGGACACGCCCAAGCCGGGCACCCCGGTACGCGCGGGGCGCGTGCCGATCGCCGGCGTGGCGTGGGCGCAGACGGTGGGGATCGAACGGGTCGAGGTGCGCATCGACGACGGGCCGTGGCGCGAGGCGACCCTGGCTGCCGCCATCGGCGTCGACACCTGGGTGCAGTGGCACCTGGAATGGGATGCCACGCCCGGCCCGCACTACGTCACGGTGCGCGCGGTCGACCGCAGCGGTGCCGTGCAGATCGAGGAGCCGGCGCCGATCGCGCCCGACGGGTCGAGCGGCTGGCAGCGCACCCTCGTGACGGTGACCGGGGGATGA